Genomic window (Streptomyces sp. NBC_00078):
TGGGCCGGGACCGGCGGCCGGCCGCCGTGATCCAGCAGCTCCTCGAAGTCGGGGCGCGCGACTGGCAGATGGAGCGTGAACGTGCTGCCCTGGCCGGGTGTGCTGTCGACCGTGACGGCGCCGCCGAGCAGATGGGCGATCTCCCGCGTGATGGACAGCCCGAGGCCGGTGCCGCCGTACTTACGGCTGGTCGTGCCGTCGGCCTGCTGGAACGCCCCGAAAATCGTCTCCAGTTGCTGCTGGGGGATGCCGATGCCGGAGTCCTTGACCCGGAAGGCCACGATCGGGCCACCGCGGTGGACACCCGGAGGCACCTCTCGGTCGGCGGCCGGTTCGATGCGCAGCTCCACGCCACCCTGCTCGGTGAACTTCACCGCGTTGGACAGCAGGTTGCGCAGGATCTGACGCAGCCGGGAGTCATCGGTGAGCAGGTCTGCGGGCGTGCCGGGCGCCGTGTCCACCGTGAAGTCGAGGCTCTTTTGCGTCGTCATCGGCCGGAACGTCGCCTCGACGTACTCCAGGAGCTTGCGCAGCGCGACCCGTTCGGGAGCGACGTCCATCTTTCCGGCCTCGACCTTGGACAGGTCCAGGATGTCGTTGATCAGCTGCAGCAGGTCCGAGCCCGCCGAATGGATGATGCCCGCGTACTCGACCTGCTTCGGGGTGAGGTTGCGCGAGGGGTTCTGTGCGAGCAACTGGGCCAGGATCAGCAGGCTGTTGAGCGGAGTGCGCAGTTCGTGGCTCATGTTGGCCAGGAACTCCGACTTGTACTTGGAGGCCAGCGCCAACTGCTGTGCACGGGTTTCGAGTTCCTGCCGAGCCTGCTCGATCTGCAGGTTCTTGGCCTCGATGTCGCGGTTCTGCGAGGCCAGCAGGGAGGCCTTCTCCTCGAGTTCGGCGTTGGAGCGCTGCAGTTCGTCCTGCTGGACCTGCAACTCCTCCGACCTGGCCTGCAGTTCGGCGGTCAGGCGCTGGGACTCGTCCAGCAGTTCGTCGGTGCGGACGTTGGCCACGATGGTGTTGAGGTTGACGCCGATGGCCGGCAGCACCTGCGTCAGGAAGTCCTGGTGGATCTGCGTGAAGGGGGTGAGTGAGGCCAGCTCGATGACGCCGAGGACCTGCTCCTCGACCACGATGGGCAGCACCACCAGGGCACTGGGCACCGCCTGCCCGAGACCGGAGGAGATGGCCACGTAGCCCGCCGGAAGCTCCTCCACGGTGATCGGGCGGCGGTTGCGCGCCGCCTGGCCGACCAACGAGCGGCCGACAGGGATGCGGGTGGGCCGCTCGGCGTCGTCGGGGGAGCCGTACGAGCCCACCAACCGCAGTTCGGGACCGCGCTCCGTGTCCTCCGCCAGGTAGAAGGCGCCGTACTGCGCCGAGACCAGAGGGGTGAGCTCGTCCATGACCAGTTCGGCGACCACGGGCAGATCGCGGTGGCCCTGCATCAGGCCGGAGATCCGGGCGAGGTTCGTCTTGAGCCAGTCCTGCTCCTGGTTGGCCCGCGTCGTCTCGCGCAGGGACCCCACCATGGAGTTGATGTTGTCCTTCAGGTCGGCGACCTCGCCGGAGGCCTCCACGGTGATCGAGCGGGTCAGATCGCCCTCAGCGACAGCGCTGGTGACCTCGGCGATCGCGCGGACCTGGCGGGTGAGGTTGCCGGCCAGTTCGTTGACGTTCTCCGTCAGTCGCTTCCAGGTGCCCTCTACGCCCTCCACCTCGGCCTGGCCGCCGAGGCGCCCCTCGCTGCCGACCTCGCGGGCCACTCGGGTGACCTCGGCGGCGAACGACGACAACTGGTCGACCATCGTGTTGATGGTCGTCTTGAGTTCCAGGATCTCGCCGCGGGCGTCGACATCGATCTTCTTCGACAGATCGCCGCCCGCCACCGCGGTCGTCACCAGGGCGATGTTGCGTACCTGCCCGGTGAGGTTGTTGGCCATCGAGTTGACGTTGTCCGTCAGGTCCTTCCAGGTGCCGGCCACGTTCGGCACGTGCGCCTGGCCGCCGAGGCGTCCCTCGGTGCCGACTTCGCGGGCGACGCGGGTGACCTCGTCGGCGAAGGCGGAGAGCGTGTCGACCATGGTGTTGATGACGTCCGCCAGGGCGGCGACCTCCCCCTTGGCCTCGACCGTGATCTTCTGGGAGAGGTCGCCGCGAGCCACCGCCGTGGCGACCTGGGCGATCGAGCGGACCTGCCCGGTGAGATTCGACGCCATCACGTTGACGTTGTCCGTCAGATCCTTCCAGGTCCCCGACACGCCCCGGACGATCGCCTGGCCGCCGAGATTGCCCTCCGTGCCGACTTCGCGGGCGACGCGGGTGACCTCGTCGGCGAAGGCGGAGAGCTGGTCGACCATCGTGTTGATGGTGTTCTTGAGTTCCAGGATCTCGCCGCGGGCGTCGACGGTGATCTTCTGGGAGAGGTCGCCCTGCGCCACCGCCGTGGCGACCTGGGCGACGTTGCGGACCTGCGCGGTGAGGTTGCCACCCATGAAGTTCACGGAGTCCGTGAGGTCGCGCCAGGTGCCCTTGACCCCCTTGACGTCCGCCTGCCCGCCCAGGCGGCCTTCGGTGCCGACTTCGCGGGCGACGCGGGTGACCTCGTCGGCGAAGGCGGAGAGCTGGTCGACCATCGTGTTGATGGTGTTCTTGAGTTCCAGGATCTCGCCGCGGGCGTCGACGGTGATCTTCTGGGAGAGGTCGCCCTGCGCCACCGCCGTCGTCACCTGGGCGATGTTGCGGACCTGGGAGGTGAGATTGCCCGCCATGAAGTTGACCGAATCGGTCAGGTCGCGCCAGACACCGCCGACACCGGGAACCTGCGCCTGGCCGCCCAGCCGCCCCTCGCTGCCCACTTCGCGGGCGACGCGGGTGACTTCGTCGGCGAACGCGGACAGCTGGTCGACCATCGTGTTGACGGTCTCCTTGAGCTGCAGGATCTCCCCGCGCGCCGGTACGTCGATCTTCTGGGACAGGTCACCCCTGGCGACCGCCGTCGCGACCTGGGCGATGTCGCGGACCTGCGTGGTGAGATTGCCCGCCATGGCGTTGACCGAATCGGTCAGATCCGCCCACGTACCGGAGACTCCCGGCACCTCTGCCTGACCGCCCAGCGTTCCCTCGGTGCCCACTTCGCGGGCCACGCGGGTCACTTCCGACGTGAACACGGACAACTGGTCGACCATGCCGTTGAAGACGGTGGCGATGTCACCCAGCAGACCCTGGCCGTCGGACGGCAGCCGAGTGCCGAAATCGCCGTCTCGCACGGCGGTCAGCCCGGCCAGCAGCTGCCGCAGCTCCTGCTCGCCCGGAGCCTGCTCCCGGGCGTCCATCGACTTGGTGGTCATGCGCACCCTCGTTCCGCTCCCCAAGAGTCCCCACCCCGAGGACCCGGAACCGCGAGCGGGCCGGGAAGGCCTCGCTCAATAGCGGCATTTCCGCAGTTCACGGATCTGCCCGATGAGAAATCGGTGGAAGATTAGCTCAGTTGCCGCCCGGCAACAAAAGCTTGGGGCGAGCATCACAGCTCGCCGAAAAAGGCGCCGCGAAGACGGAATGACGGTGCTGAACCGGGGTACTCAAAGCGTTTTGCACAGGGCGACGGCGAGTCCGATGGGCAAGCCGTGAGGGGATCGGAACCGGCGGTGGGCATGCCGGTGCCGCCGAACCACCTGGCTCACGCGCCGAGGTCGTCATGGCGCCAGGGCGTCCCGGACGGTAGGACGACACGTGACGATCGTGTCGAGCCCCACGAGCTGAATGGTGCGCAAAACGGCGCCCCGTGCCCCCGCGAGCCGCAGCCACCCCCGTGCGGCCTGCGTGGCCTGATGAGCGGCGATCAGGGCGTTGATGCCGCTGGAGTCCATGAACGTGACCTGGCTCAGATCGACGACGACCCGTTGTCCGGTGGTGGCGTCCGCCGGAGGCATGGCCCGGGTCAGGGCGCCCGCGCTCTGATGGTCGACTTCTCCGTCGAGGCTGAGCACGGTGATGCCTTCGGCATCAGTGCGGACGACGGTCAGCCGGCCGTGACCGGCTGGTTCCTGTTTGTCTGCCACTCGCATCCTCTGCGCACATCGGTGGGGTCGGCACACGCCTTTGTTGCCAACGCTGCCCCGGGATCGTAAATGCGATGCACACAGGTGGCCCATTCATACGCTCGCGCCACAGGAGTACTGCGCGGCGCACGGGGTAAACGCGCGCATGAACGGGGTACCGCAGATCGCCACGCGCCCACGAACGGGACAACGTGGATCATGGCAGGGAGCCTGTGTTGCGCCCGAGGAGGGTTCCTGGATGCACGATGTCGCACCCGCTGAGGTGACGGTGGCCCTGGACGGAGCGGCGGGCTGTATCGCCGGCTCGAGGGCCCGGGCAACGGATTTCCTGACACGGGCCCGGTCCGCGTACGGGCTGCCCGTGTCGGCCCGCGCCATGGACCTGGCCCAGCTGGTGGTCAGTGAGCTGGTCACCAACGCGCTGAAATACGCTCCCGGACCGGTGCTGTTGCACCTGCGCATCACCGGCGGCGCGCTGGAGATCGCGGTGTGGGACACCGAACCGACGCTTCCGTCCGCCGAGACCGCTGACGCCGGGCGGGTCGGCCAGCACGGTCTGGAGATCGTGATGGCGGTGGTGCAGCGCTTCGAGTCGCACCGGGAGCCCGGCGGCAAGCGCATCACCGCCCGGCTCGCCCTGTTCGAGGGTCCGCTGGACCGCGCGGGCTGAGCCGGGCCGGACGAAGCGAGCCCGCCTGGAAGCGTCGAGGCCCGCCGGGTCGCCGGGTCGCCGGGTCGCCGGGTTCGCCGGGTTCGCCGGGTTCGCCGGAAAGGCAACTCCACGGCCGGTCGACGGGTAGACGGCGTCAGGAATCGCGAAGCGTGCGCTGCGCTGCGGTGCGGTGCGGTGCGGTGCGGTGACCCGTCGTAGGACTCCCGGTAGTGCGCGGCCGACTGCCGTCGCTGAAGCCGAGGCCGTGTTGTGCGCCGGCCGGCGCGATGTTCACGACGGTCGCATCCAGCGTGACCACGAGACATGTCCCCATCTGCCCGCCGCTGCATGCCAGTTGGGTCGGGCGGGGCGCCCAGGGCCACCCCACATCGCACTGTCGGGCGTTGCCCTGACGTCCTCGGACCGGCGAGGCGTAAGTCGGCCGGGTGCGGGCAACGGGGATGTGGGCAGGGGGGGCGGCGCAGTGCCTGGGGAGGTCGTGCGCCGCCCCCCTGCCTGCGTGGGAGGCCCCGACGGGCCGCTGCATCCGGCCCAACCGGGGCGCCGCAGATGCCCGTTGCCGCGTCGTCCTCCACGGCTGGAGCCGGCAAGAACGGCGAGGGCGGGATCGTACTCGTCCTGGATGACCACGTCCTCCTTGGAGGGGAAGTACCTGAAAACGAACGTGGGAGTCGAGGGCCGATATCGAGTTGTTCTCGAAGTCAGCTGATGTAGTCGGCAACCAGCGCGGCGAATTCGTCGGGTGTCGCTAGCCGGATACCGAGGTCGTCTGCCTTGGCCCGTTTGGATCCGGCGCCCTCACTGGCGACGACCAGCGTGGTCTTCTTGGACACGCTGGACGAGGAGCGGCCGCCGGCCCGCTCGATGAGTTCGTTCATCTGGTTGCGGCTGAGCTGTGCCAGCGGTCCCGTCATCGTGCCGGTGACCACGACCGTCATACCGGCGAGCGGGGCCTCGGCCGGGCCGCTGTCCGCGGCATCGCCGGGGTCCGGTGTGTCGCTGCCGACGGGCGGCGGGGGAGTGGCCCCGGGTTCGGTCATGTTCACCTCGGCCGCCGCGAGTTTGTCGATGAGGCCGGCGAGGCCGGCGAGTTCGGCGACGATGGAGGGCGCCTTCTCCGGACCGATGCCCTCGACCTGCTGCAGTGCCTTGGCGTCGGCCGCGCGAATACGGTCCATGGTGGCGAAGTGCCGCGCGATGCGGCGGGACATGGAGCGGCCGGTGCCGCGGACGCCGAGCGCGCACAACACCCGCGACAGCGGCCGCGTCCTGGCCGTCGCGAGGGCGGCCAGGAGGTTGTCGGTACTGGTCTCACCCATCCGCTCCAGCGCGAGGAGCTGGTCGCGAGTGAGGGTGAACAGGTCGGCGAGGTCGCTCACCAGGCCGGCCTCGACGAGCTGGACGACACGGGTCGCGCCCAGGCCTTCGATGTCGAGCTGGTCGCGGCCTGCGGCGTACGAGAGGGAGGCGACCAGGTGGCAGTTGCGGCCTTGTTCGCACCGCCAGCGCTCCTGGCTGGTGTCGATACCGGATCCGCAGTGCGGGCACACCTCGGGGAAGGAGATGGCCTGTTCCTCGCCGGTGCGCAGGTGGGCGACGGGGGCTTCGATGCGGGGGATGACGTCGCCGGCGCGATGCACCATGACGTGGTCGCCCAGGCGCAGGTCGCGGCGGGTGATGTCGGCCGGGTTGTGCAGGGTTTTGTAGGGGGCGATGTTCTGTGGTGTGACGTGGCATGACAGCCTCTCAAGACCCGGTGCGCAACACACCTGTTGGGGTGTAGCTCACGTTGCATGGCGTACATCAGTTGAGAGAGAGCACCAGGTTGAGAGCGTTTCCTGTGACCTTGCCTTCAGGGCAGAGGTACTGGACGGTGTTGGACCACTTGTTCGTTCCAGTGGCGGCTGCGGATCGGTTCCTGCAACACGTCCGGTTCGGCAAGGGCAAGGCCGAGTCGACTACGGAGACCTACGCGTACGCGCTCGCGTTGTTCCTGCGCTGGTGTCTGCGCACGGACCGGGATTGGCACACTGCGGCACCGGACTTGGGCCTGTTCATGACGTGGCTGCGGCACGCGCCGAAAGGCATGTCGGGCATCGAGCCGTCGCCGGGGGCGGCGCTGATGGTCGGTCCGGGGCGCAAGCCAGCGCGCGGTGAGAAACGGGTCAACGGGGTACTGACAGCGGTGCGTGGGATGGTCGCGCATGCGGTGACACATGGTGACGCACCGCAGTGGGTACTGCCAGTCCTGTTCGACTTGGCTTCAACGGCGGATCTGCCAGCCGCGGCAAGGGGTGAGGGCTCGACGGCGGGGGTGCGTCTGGGAGTACGGCACCGGGTGAAGGAGCCGAAGCGACCGGTGGACCGGGCCAGCGATGAGGAGATCCTCGCGCTGCTGCGGGCCTGCCGGACGGCGCGGGACCGGATGATGCTCCTCTTCATGGGCAGGGGCGGTCTGCGCAGGGGGGAACTGGTCGGGCTGCGGCGGGAGGACATCCATTTCCTGCTCAGTTCCGTGTCTCTGGGTTGCGCGGTGGCCGGACCGCACTTGCACGTGGTGCGGCGCGAGCTGAACCCGAACGGAGCGTGGGCCAAGTCCCGCCGCGAGCGGGTGGTCCCTGTCGATCGGCTGCTGGTGCAAGCGCACGACCGGTATGTGATGGAGCGGATCGCCTGCCGCGCGGCGGATGCGTGCGACTTCGTGTTGGTGAACCTGCAGCGGGAGCCACTGGGTGCGCCGATGCCGCCGCGAGCAGTCAACGAGTTGATGGCCGCGCTCAGCGAGCGGGCCAGCTTGGGACGCAGGGTCCGGCCGCATCAGCTCCGTCATGCTTTTGCCAGTAACGCGCGAGCGGCAGGGGCGGACTGGGATGAGTTGTCGGAGCTGATGGGCCACGAATCGCCTGAGTCGTTGCTCCCCTATTTGCATCCCGACTCACAAGCCTTGCGGAACGTCGTCGAGCGGGTCCCCTCACCACGGGTGCTGACCACGGACGGAGCGGGCAAGTGATGACAACGCTCGCAGAAGTACGTGAGAGTGAGCGGTCCATCGGTGCTGATCCGAAGGTGGAGCGGTTCAAGGCTCGCCTGGATCCGCAGTTCCTGGTGGAGGCTGCGGGCTGGGATGAGGACAGTCGAACGCTGACGATTCAGCCGGGGCACCCGCTGCTGGCGTGGACACCTTGTATCAATGCCATCTGCTCTGCTGAGGCAATCTTGACGTCAGGGTTGTGCAGTCTCTGCCAGAGCAAGTGGAACCGCTCCAAGCTCCCGCTGGAGGAGTTCGTGGGCAGCGCGGAGGCAGAGAAGAAGAAGCCGCGGGAGCGCTGTTCGGTTCTGAACTGCGCGCGTATGTGGAGCAGTTCGGTGTCCAAGCTGTGCGGGCCACACCGCTCGCGGTTCCGCAAGCTGGGTTTGTCGATGGAGGAGTTTTTCGCGCACCCGCAGGTCAAACCGATGCCCCCGTTGGGGATCTGCGGCGTGCTGGCGTGCTCGCGCGAGCGGGAACTGACCACGAGCCCGTACTGCCAGGCGCACAAAACGAAGTGGAAGCGACTGGTGCGGGACGGTGAGCCGGAGGCCTCGGATGAGGCGCGCTGGGCCCGGACGGAGGCGCCGACGCTGACGAGTCCGGGGGTGGTGCCGCTGCTGGGGCTGTCTCCGTTGCTGGTCGTCGAGGTGCTGTTCGCGTTGCAGGAGCGGATCGGGCAGGAGGTGAAGGTATCGCCGCAGAAGTTACGGTCGACTATCAACTGGCTGCGTCGGCAGGAGTTTTGGTCCTTGATGGGACTCTGCTGCGCAATTCGCTGCGGGGGTAAGGCCGGGTCGGCGATGATCGTTGGCGGGGTCGCCTTCCTGTCGTGCGGTCCTGGAGGCGGTACGGATGTCGATGCGGCCGGTGGGGTTGCCGGAGATCCCGGAACAGACGGTGGTGGTGGCCCGGGCGGCGTTTCCGAAGGGGAGCCTGGCGATACGGGCGCGGGATCGCCTCGCGGAGGTCTTCGTCGATGAGCCGTTCACGGAGGCGTTCGGGGTGCGCGGGGCGCCGGGACTGTCGCCGGGGGTGTTGTCGCTGGTGATGGTGTTGCAGTTCGCGGAGGGCCTGACGGATCGGCAGGCCGCGGCGATGGCGGTGCGGGCGATCGACTGGAAGTACGCGCTCGGTGCGGAGCTGACGGACACCGGATTCGATGCGAGTGTGCTGTGCCGGTTCCGGGCCCGGCTCGCGGACAACGGTATGGAGCGGGTGGTCTTCGACCGGCTCCTTGAGCACTGCAAGGACGCCGGCCTGGTGGCGGCCGGAGG
Coding sequences:
- a CDS encoding HAMP domain-containing protein gives rise to the protein MTTKSMDAREQAPGEQELRQLLAGLTAVRDGDFGTRLPSDGQGLLGDIATVFNGMVDQLSVFTSEVTRVAREVGTEGTLGGQAEVPGVSGTWADLTDSVNAMAGNLTTQVRDIAQVATAVARGDLSQKIDVPARGEILQLKETVNTMVDQLSAFADEVTRVAREVGSEGRLGGQAQVPGVGGVWRDLTDSVNFMAGNLTSQVRNIAQVTTAVAQGDLSQKITVDARGEILELKNTINTMVDQLSAFADEVTRVAREVGTEGRLGGQADVKGVKGTWRDLTDSVNFMGGNLTAQVRNVAQVATAVAQGDLSQKITVDARGEILELKNTINTMVDQLSAFADEVTRVAREVGTEGNLGGQAIVRGVSGTWKDLTDNVNVMASNLTGQVRSIAQVATAVARGDLSQKITVEAKGEVAALADVINTMVDTLSAFADEVTRVAREVGTEGRLGGQAHVPNVAGTWKDLTDNVNSMANNLTGQVRNIALVTTAVAGGDLSKKIDVDARGEILELKTTINTMVDQLSSFAAEVTRVAREVGSEGRLGGQAEVEGVEGTWKRLTENVNELAGNLTRQVRAIAEVTSAVAEGDLTRSITVEASGEVADLKDNINSMVGSLRETTRANQEQDWLKTNLARISGLMQGHRDLPVVAELVMDELTPLVSAQYGAFYLAEDTERGPELRLVGSYGSPDDAERPTRIPVGRSLVGQAARNRRPITVEELPAGYVAISSGLGQAVPSALVVLPIVVEEQVLGVIELASLTPFTQIHQDFLTQVLPAIGVNLNTIVANVRTDELLDESQRLTAELQARSEELQVQQDELQRSNAELEEKASLLASQNRDIEAKNLQIEQARQELETRAQQLALASKYKSEFLANMSHELRTPLNSLLILAQLLAQNPSRNLTPKQVEYAGIIHSAGSDLLQLINDILDLSKVEAGKMDVAPERVALRKLLEYVEATFRPMTTQKSLDFTVDTAPGTPADLLTDDSRLRQILRNLLSNAVKFTEQGGVELRIEPAADREVPPGVHRGGPIVAFRVKDSGIGIPQQQLETIFGAFQQADGTTSRKYGGTGLGLSITREIAHLLGGAVTVDSTPGQGSTFTLHLPVARPDFEELLDHGGRPPVPAHATDGSEAAPALPAVSELMAAPEQRRRRLLVIEERPRGLLTLVAERAVADIAHDPDDPRGTIDIITAVGAQEAASTLAAEPCHCVVLELGGPDDEGTGFLAAMHGDSALASVPVLVHTGHRVDLAQEQTLRARAGDRPLDFLSSLDELRERITLHLSAEQPGDVLSLVRAEEPHHPAAQVLDDSFLGRSVLVVDDDARNLFALSGVLELHGFHVLHADNGRKAIEMLLAYPDVCLVLMDVMMPEMDGYAATAEIRTMAQYTDLPIIAVTAKAMPGDQEKSLASGANDYVTKPVDSNDLIARVRRWLPV
- a CDS encoding ATP-binding protein → MHDVAPAEVTVALDGAAGCIAGSRARATDFLTRARSAYGLPVSARAMDLAQLVVSELVTNALKYAPGPVLLHLRITGGALEIAVWDTEPTLPSAETADAGRVGQHGLEIVMAVVQRFESHREPGGKRITARLALFEGPLDRAG
- a CDS encoding tyrosine-type recombinase/integrase, producing the protein MLDHLFVPVAAADRFLQHVRFGKGKAESTTETYAYALALFLRWCLRTDRDWHTAAPDLGLFMTWLRHAPKGMSGIEPSPGAALMVGPGRKPARGEKRVNGVLTAVRGMVAHAVTHGDAPQWVLPVLFDLASTADLPAAARGEGSTAGVRLGVRHRVKEPKRPVDRASDEEILALLRACRTARDRMMLLFMGRGGLRRGELVGLRREDIHFLLSSVSLGCAVAGPHLHVVRRELNPNGAWAKSRRERVVPVDRLLVQAHDRYVMERIACRAADACDFVLVNLQREPLGAPMPPRAVNELMAALSERASLGRRVRPHQLRHAFASNARAAGADWDELSELMGHESPESLLPYLHPDSQALRNVVERVPSPRVLTTDGAGK
- a CDS encoding STAS domain-containing protein; amino-acid sequence: MADKQEPAGHGRLTVVRTDAEGITVLSLDGEVDHQSAGALTRAMPPADATTGQRVVVDLSQVTFMDSSGINALIAAHQATQAARGWLRLAGARGAVLRTIQLVGLDTIVTCRPTVRDALAP